The following is a genomic window from Synechococcus sp. UW69.
GCGAAACCGTGCTTGGCGTACTGGTGCCTCCAGCTTGATCGGAGCGGCCTAGGCCTAGCCAGGCCGGTGCAGGCGCAAGCGCCGGGGTGCTCCCCGCAGACGGCGTGGCTGCTGTGATTCCAGTGCCGACCGGAGGCGCTCCTCGCGTGTTGGGGCGGGAGCAGACGCCTCCAGAGCCTTCTCGTGGCGCTGCACCCCCTGCTGGATCAGCACCCGCGCCATGTTGCTCACCGTGCGGGATTCCAGCTCGGCCATGGCGGTCAAGCGCTCACAAAGATCCTCAGGCAGAACCACCTGAATTCTTGGGGACTTGGGCTTCCCACTGGATGAGGTCTGACGGGTGGGCACGACCGGATCCCCAGAAAGAGGCTCAGTTAGTGAAAAGTGTACAGAGGTGGTCAAGGGTAGTATCCATGACTATGGTGGGGGCACTGGTCCTCCTCGGAGAACCCCATGACACAAGCCACATCCCGCTCCCGTCGCAGCCCTGCCGGATCACGCAGTCGGTCGCGACGCCCCCGTCGCAGCGCCGAAAACAGTGATGTCCTGGTGTCAGCGGTGATCAGCACCTACCTTTTGACCCACCTGCACCATGTGCTGCAGCGGGCTGAATACGGAGCCTCCCAGGAAGGGCGTAACACCCAGGCAGCTAACTACGCCCAATTGCGCAAGGTGCTCTGCATGGATGCCCGCAGCATGGAGGACGCTTCTGCCCTGGGACAGCTCGATGACGGCATCGAACAGGCCGCCTGACAAGGCCTTCGGTCCTGAATAGCGTTTGAACAGTTGCTTAAACCGCGATGTCTTCCAACGCCGCATCGCTGTACGCCCGCATCAGCAGCAATCCTGAGCAGACGCAGGCGCTGTTCCGCCAAGCCCTCCAGGACCCCAACGGCGCCATGGACAGCATCTGCAATCTGGGCAACGAGCTGGGCCTGCCAGTCACAGCCCAAGAGGTGCGCGAGCATCTGGCAAGCCTGAACGATGAAGACAGCAACCGCTGGGTGGTTAAAGCGAGGGGCGGTCTTTGAAGTTGGGCGAGACGGACTTCAATAAAGCCTGGGGCTCAACGCGCTGCCGGCGTTCGTAGCCACCACCACCGGCCCAACTGAAGAACAGCACATAACTCACGATCGCCAGGCCTGCGGCCACCACAAGAGCGGCCAGCTGCTCCAGTTTCAGCATGGCGAGCACCCTCCGGAAACCTTCCCCAGTGTGCCGACAGGGATGATGGGGGGAAGGACGCCTTCCGCCGGTGCTGCGACTCGAAAACGTCAGCAAGATCTATCCCACTGGGGAAGTGCTTCGCGCGGTGACCTGGGAGGTGAAACCCGGAGACCGGATCGGACTGGTGGGGGTAAACGGCGCCGGCAAATCCACCCAGATGCGTCTGATCGCCGGACACGAGGAACCGACCAGCGGCCAGGTGGTGCGTCAGGGAGAACCCCGCATCGCCTATCTCCAGCAGGAATTCGATGTGGATCTGGAGCGCACAGTGCGCCAGGAGCTGTTCCAAGCCTTTGGTGAAGCCGCCGAAGTGATGAACCGCCAACAGCAGGTGGAAGAGGCGATGGGGTCGGAACGCGCTGCTGAAGATCCCGATCATCTGGATCAGCTGATCCAACAACTGGGACAGCTGCAGAGCCGTTTCGAAGCACTGCATGGCTACGAACTCGACGCCCGGATCGACAAGCTCCTGCCCACGATCGGCTTCACCCCCGAGGGCGCTGAGCTGCAGGTGAAGGACTATTCCGGGGGCTGGCAGATGCGTATCGCCCTGGGGAAAATTTTGCTTCAGGAGCCGGATCTGCTGCTGCTGGATGAACCGACCAACCATCTGGATGTCGAGACCATCCAGTGGCTGGAAACCTACCTGCTGGAGCAGAGCGCTGCTCTCGTCGTCATCAGCCACGACCGCACCTTCCTCGACCGGGTCTGCAATCAAATTGTCTCCACCGAAAGGGGGGTGTCCCGCAGCTATCTGGGGAACTACACCGCCCACCTGGAGCAGAAACAAATGGAACGGGAGGCCACGCAGGCGGCCTTCGAACGCCAGCAGAAAGACATCGCCACCCAACAGGCCTATATCGATCGTTTTCGCGCCAGCGCTACCCGCAGCACCCAGGCCAAAAGCCGTGAGAAGCAACTGGACAAGGTGGAACGGGTGGAGGCACCGATCGAATCTGTGGCAGGGCCGAGTTTCCAGTTCCCGCCCGCTCCACGCTCAGGGGCACAGGTTGCCCTGATCGACAACGTCACCCACAGCTATGGAGACAAGATTCTGTTTCTGGGGGCTGAACTGGAGGTGGAGCGGGGCGACCGCATCGCCTTCGTGGGTCCCAACGGTGCGGGTAAGTCCACCCTGCTGCGCCTGGTTATGGGGGTGGAACCTCCCGATGAAGGCAGTGCCCGACTGGGGGAACACAACGTCATTGCGGGCTACTTCGAACAGAACCAAGCCGAAGCTCTGGATCTCTCCAAGACCGTGATTGACACGATGTACGAAGCGGTCCCCGATTGGACCCAGACCCAGGTTCGTTCGCTGCTGGGCAGTTTCTGCTTCAGCAACGACTCAGTGTTCAAAGAGGTCGGGAAGCTCAGCGGAGGCGAGAAAGCCCGTCTGGCACTGGCGCTAATGCTGCTGACCCCCTGCAACCTTCTGGTCTTGGATGAGCCCACCAATCACCTCGACATCCCGGCCAAGCAGATGCTCGAGGACGCCTTAATGGCCTACGAAGGAGCCGCGCTACTGGTCTCCCACGACCGCTATTTCATCTCCCGCGTGGCCAACCGGATCGTCGAACTGCGGGAGGGTGATCTGGTGATGTACCGGGGGGATTACAACTACTACCTCGAGAAAAAAGAGGAGGAAAGGGCTGAAGCCAAGGAGAAAGAACTGGCCATGGAGCGAGAGGCCAAGCGGAAAGCCAACAAGGAAAAGCAGAAAGCTCGAGATGCCCGGCGCAAAAAGGCGGCTTGACGAGCATCGAGCCACCCAACCGAAAACTTCACACACCCTTAGGCAGGAAGACTTATTTCTCTTTACCTGGTGTTTTCGTCTGCATAGGCTGACAAAACTGATCCCCAGCCCCGATGAGAATGGTTTCCGGCCCCGGCAACACCGAACCCGTTGGCGGTTCATCAGCCCAAGGCGCGGAAACCCATGAGCAGACCTGGGACGCCGTGGAAACCTATTTCCAGTGCATCACCACCTGTTCGCTCGACGACGGCGAATGCATCACCCAATGCGTGGAACAACTAAGGGACTCCGACGACGTCTGACGTCTGACGCCGAGACTTCAGCTTGAGGGCAAGGCCGACAGATCAACCGGCTTGACTTCGATCCTGACCTGGCCCTCACCGCGACGCACCCCCAACACAACCGTGGCTCCCACACCGCGGCGATCGATGGCACTGACCACAGCTGCAGGATCAGCAACAGCCTTGCCATCAAAACTCGTGATCACGTCATCCACCTTGAGCCCGGCGCGGTCCGCTGGCCCCCCAGGCTGGACAGAGCGAATGACCGCTCCTGCGGGCACCTGGGATGTCGGCGTGGGCCTGGGCACAGGAGAAAGACGAATGCCGATCACCGGATGACGGGCCTTGCCGCGGGTCACCAGCTGTTCCGCAATGGCACGGGCGCGATTGCTGGGAATGGCAAAACCAAGACCCGCCCCTGGTCCTGATCGGACCAGGGTGTTGATCCCGATCACCTCCCCGTCGGCATTGAGGAGCGCCCCGCCCGAATTACCAGGATTGATCGCCGCGTCGGTCTGAATCAGATCCAGACGCTTGCCCGAAATCCCGAGCTGAGCAACGTTGCGGTTGAGGTTGCTGATGATTCCCAATGTCACTGTGCTCTCCAGGCCAAAGGGGTTGCCAACGGCAATCGCCCAGTCGCCAACGCTGAGCCGATCAGAATCGCCTAAATCAGCGACTGGCCAGGGTCCAGCCCCCTCCAGACGCACCACCGCGAGATCCGTAAGGCTGTCTTTGCCCACAACCCGGGCAGGCACCCTTCTCCCGTCGGAAAGCCCCACGGTGAGTTGATCCGCCCCCTCCACCACGTGGGCATTGGTCAGGAGCAGACCCCTGGCATCGAAAATGACCCCACTCCCCTGGCCGCGCTGAACCCTGGAGCGCGGTGCTGTGGAACGAGGAATACCAAAGAAACGGCGAAACAGGGGGTCCCGCATCAGGGCTGGCGGCACCCCCGCAGCACCGGACTGATTCACGGTCCGAGCTGTCTCCAGAGTGACCACTGCTGGACCACTGCGCTTGACAGCGGCGGCCACAAACGAGTCGCGACGGATCGCTGGCAGCGCCTCAGCCTCCTGAGGGCCAACGATGAACGGGATCGATCCAACACCGGCCAACAACAACCCTCCTGCCAGAGCGGAGGCGACGAGCGAGCGGGACTGAGAGGTCATCACAGCTGCAGGGCGATCGGCTGACTCGACGCTACGCAGAGCAGACGCAAAAAAAGCCACCAGCGATGTCAAAGCTGTGACCGCGTGCAACCGGGATCCCGATAGCGTGAGAATGAAGAGATTCAGTTGGGTGGAGGGTCATGCTCGGTTCACTGTTTCCGCTGCTCTACGGCGCGTTGTTTGTGGCCCTGCTCTGGCAGGCCTTCCGCGTTATGAGCAAGGGTTTTCGTGCTGCGAGTGGTCCGATCAGCAGTGGCCCCAGCAGCGATCCCATCGACCGCACTGGCCAGGTCACCATCCACCCGGAACTGCTGGACAGCGAGGGACGCATTACAGAAGAAGACCTGCTGACGGTGCGCTTCGGCGGTGACGATGACGAGACCTCGACGGCCGCTGGACCCGGCACTGAATAAATTGGGCGCTTGGAGTCGACAGGGGTCGCCTGAGTGGATCAGAGAACACGCATCGTTGCCGCGGTCATCAAGGGCATCAAGCTGCCCCCCCGGTTTCGGCTTCGGCTGATGAAAGAAGATCCGGTTCGCCTGGAATTGAGCCTGACTCCGGCTTACGGAAAGGACCCCATCACCGTGGGACTTGTCGAATCTCTTGATCTGGTGGCCCGTCGTGACCGGGAAGGCAGGATCCCCCGCGACCTTCAGGGCACCTGGGACTGGACCGTCCGTCACGGCCAGGTGAGCACCGGTGGCTGGAACCCTTATCTCAAGGAGGCGCTGCAAACCATGTTCGAGACCGGCCTTCCGGCGATCGTGTTCGAAGAACTCACCGGCGAGGAGTACCACCCCGTTGATGGAACACGCCACGTGCGTTGATCGAGGCACAGCGTGTGTAAAGGCGTGCGAATGAATGCAGCGAGGCGAAAACCAAGGGGCTAGACCGGAATCAATTCGGCCTTTAAGAAAGTCTTTATGGCCTCCCTCGTTGTTTCCATCGGGCCCCTTGTGCGGTTGCTGGCCGCTGTTGGCGCCATCAGCAGCCTGCTTCTGTTGGGCCTGATGAATCTCGTCCCATGAATCGAGCGGCAGCACCGGTTTGAGCCAGTTCCCGATCGACGCCCTGCTGGCGCGGATCTGCTCTGAAGTTCGCCCGGGACAAACAGTTCTGCTGCAGGCGCCACCCGGGGCAGGCAAGACCACACGGGTTCCCTTAGCGCTGATCGGGGCCCTGACGGAAGGGCCGGGGGGCTTCGCAGGGAAGCAAAAAATCTGGATGATTGAGCCGCGGCGGCTGGCCACCAAGGCCGCCGCTGCCCGCCTCGCCACGAGCCTGGGAGAAGACGTGGGTGCCCGCATCGGCTATGCCGTACGCGGGGAACAGAAACGATCCAGCCGCACCCAGGTGGAGGTGATCACCGACGGCCTCTTCCTGCGGCGCCTGCAGAGCGACCCCTCACTGGATGGGGTGGGCTGCGTAATTTTCGATGAATTTCATGAGAGGGGGCGTGATGCGGATCTGGCCCTCGCGCTGCTGCGCGAAGCGCGTCCGCTGCTGAATCCAGACCTGGCGTTGATGTTGATGTCCGCCACGCTGGATCTGTCCGACCTGAGAGAACGCCTGCCCGAAGCGACAGTGCTGGAAAGCCCAGGCCGCTGTTACCCGGTGGAGACCCATCACCAAGCGCCACGACCGGACGAACCCCTGCCTCGACAGGTGTTACGCGCCATTGAGCACCATGCCCTCGAGCAACCTCAGGGAAGCGGTGTACTGGTCTTTCTGCCTGGACTGGCGGAGATTGAACGCTGCAGGCAGACCCTGACCGAAGCAGCGGCTCTGCAGAACTGGCGCATTCAAGTGCTGCATGGGCAACTCCCACTGCAACAACAGAGTTCAGCCCTCCAACGCTGCGATCCGAACCAGGACGGCAGCATCATCCTGGCCAGTGCCATTGCCGAAAGCTCCCTCACAATCGATGGTGTGCGGCTGGTGATTGACAGCGGCCTCAGCCGTCAACTGCGCTACGACCCCAACACCCAAATGGAAGGCCTGGAGACGACAGCCTCCAGCCTGGCCAGTGCGGAGCAGCGCAGGGGCCGAGCCGGCCGACAGTGCCCAGGCAGTTGCATCCGCCTCTGGTCACCCGCGGAGCAACAGCGACGACCACAGTTCCACCCCCCCGAATTGCTGCTGGCGGATCCCCAGCCCGTATTGATGGAACTGGCCCAGTGGGGCGCTGGACTGGGCGAAGAACTGCCATGGCTGGACCCACCACCTGCAGCCGCCATGCAGGAGGGACAGCACGGCCTGCAACAGCTCGGCCTGCTG
Proteins encoded in this region:
- a CDS encoding ABC-F family ATP-binding cassette domain-containing protein, whose translation is MLRLENVSKIYPTGEVLRAVTWEVKPGDRIGLVGVNGAGKSTQMRLIAGHEEPTSGQVVRQGEPRIAYLQQEFDVDLERTVRQELFQAFGEAAEVMNRQQQVEEAMGSERAAEDPDHLDQLIQQLGQLQSRFEALHGYELDARIDKLLPTIGFTPEGAELQVKDYSGGWQMRIALGKILLQEPDLLLLDEPTNHLDVETIQWLETYLLEQSAALVVISHDRTFLDRVCNQIVSTERGVSRSYLGNYTAHLEQKQMEREATQAAFERQQKDIATQQAYIDRFRASATRSTQAKSREKQLDKVERVEAPIESVAGPSFQFPPAPRSGAQVALIDNVTHSYGDKILFLGAELEVERGDRIAFVGPNGAGKSTLLRLVMGVEPPDEGSARLGEHNVIAGYFEQNQAEALDLSKTVIDTMYEAVPDWTQTQVRSLLGSFCFSNDSVFKEVGKLSGGEKARLALALMLLTPCNLLVLDEPTNHLDIPAKQMLEDALMAYEGAALLVSHDRYFISRVANRIVELREGDLVMYRGDYNYYLEKKEEERAEAKEKELAMEREAKRKANKEKQKARDARRKKAA
- a CDS encoding trypsin-like peptidase domain-containing protein: MTSQSRSLVASALAGGLLLAGVGSIPFIVGPQEAEALPAIRRDSFVAAAVKRSGPAVVTLETARTVNQSGAAGVPPALMRDPLFRRFFGIPRSTAPRSRVQRGQGSGVIFDARGLLLTNAHVVEGADQLTVGLSDGRRVPARVVGKDSLTDLAVVRLEGAGPWPVADLGDSDRLSVGDWAIAVGNPFGLESTVTLGIISNLNRNVAQLGISGKRLDLIQTDAAINPGNSGGALLNADGEVIGINTLVRSGPGAGLGFAIPSNRARAIAEQLVTRGKARHPVIGIRLSPVPRPTPTSQVPAGAVIRSVQPGGPADRAGLKVDDVITSFDGKAVADPAAVVSAIDRRGVGATVVLGVRRGEGQVRIEVKPVDLSALPSS
- a CDS encoding DUF2973 domain-containing protein, which translates into the protein MLGSLFPLLYGALFVALLWQAFRVMSKGFRAASGPISSGPSSDPIDRTGQVTIHPELLDSEGRITEEDLLTVRFGGDDDETSTAAGPGTE